The Clostridioides sp. ES-S-0010-02 genome window below encodes:
- a CDS encoding DUF3284 domain-containing protein, whose product MKTFKSEALLKYSAKDIFNIFIKSARLNFPNFNEKRAVGTFVQQKNNKRFKVEITNFEKNRIYEIKTSNNRESFITRYELIHIDLENTKLIFTESESDRNIFGKINSLIVRILFGKRQPDEFNNFIKKLELELANKKINS is encoded by the coding sequence ATGAAAACATTTAAATCTGAAGCTTTATTGAAATACTCTGCAAAAGATATATTTAATATATTTATAAAATCTGCAAGACTAAATTTCCCTAATTTTAACGAGAAGAGGGCGGTAGGTACATTTGTACAACAAAAAAATAATAAAAGATTTAAGGTTGAAATAACTAATTTTGAGAAGAATAGAATATATGAGATAAAAACAAGCAATAACAGAGAAAGTTTTATTACTAGATATGAACTTATACATATTGATTTAGAAAATACAAAACTTATTTTCACTGAAAGTGAAAGTGATAGAAATATATTTGGAAAAATTAATTCACTTATTGTAAGAATCTTATTTGGAAAAAGACAACCAGATGAATTTAATAATTTTATAAAAAAATTAGAACTAGAACTAGCAAATAAAAAGATTAATTCATAA
- a CDS encoding sigma 54-interacting transcriptional regulator, with protein MELRDKLVNIINTENKKDPLTDVQIAKFLNTTRENITNLRKELNISNSRQRRYPYLKSAISAILQNSKDISISEITRELMTEGFNISRRVVEEILPKESLEMEIVEVIEEKSSDPFETLIGNKGSLRNAVEQAKSAILYPPKGLPTLIVGESGVGKSLFSKHMYEFAKKKKVIKENSNFVVFNCADYSDNPQLLLSLLFGYKKGAFTGAEYDTPGLVEEADGGVLFLDEIHRLPPKGQEILFSILDRGKFRRLGETNAERKVSMILIGATTENVETNLLLTFRRRIPMLITLPSLHDRLLKEKIDLIYNIFQQECNRINAKIFVDKNVIEILALKKFSGNIGQLQNMIQVLCARAFMKFINSKDEDCESIVVVDINEVLKLKDSFKDAAFQEVEYTEIRKYLKNAIFIPFNVEESSIKENIVNDEYILPEDIYKTIEKKYYDLKSLDIEDIDIENILWTFVLNRFADIKFNLENDEEIFSMSDLNSFVSDSLVKLVKELMNNIIEKNTNLEVNKNAFKYLAIHLEEAIKRIKLNQKIINVNLEKIKIDFSKEYEIAKRFAIKIEDTNEIKIPEDEIGFITLYIKSALKNEVKKDKVGLIIISHGRIATETVNVVKELLGVKFPVAIDMPLDEKPMNIYNKAVELSKIIDQGKGILFLVDIGSLTNIGQIVNKRTNINTKTIDRVDLLMALEAARKVSMGDEELDEMFFSLVKDRMGYNYELEKHIDKTNAIVALCLTGEGTAKYISKTLEEKYNNTKCYQMSALDENLPYKIEKLREKNNILAIVGTINPKIPGINFIPYNKDVFKNLDIYLSKKQDDSQIKGYGRMLDEDLVIFEPDIYFKKDLLEYVCSILINKGYVEKDYLDSVLHREEMLPTYSKGATGVPHGDSSTVNSTRFVFIKLKNPIDWGVGNVNFVFMPVFKTNDKDIVKNVLEILKDEKFMNSAKQCFDKEDFKKIIFDKFKNI; from the coding sequence ATGGAGTTGAGAGATAAACTTGTAAACATCATAAATACAGAAAATAAAAAAGACCCACTAACAGATGTTCAAATAGCAAAGTTTTTAAATACAACTAGAGAAAATATAACTAATCTAAGGAAAGAACTCAATATAAGTAATTCGAGACAAAGAAGATATCCTTATTTAAAGTCAGCGATTTCAGCAATATTGCAAAACAGCAAGGATATTTCTATTTCAGAAATTACCAGAGAGTTGATGACAGAAGGATTCAATATATCAAGAAGAGTTGTAGAGGAAATTTTACCTAAAGAAAGTTTAGAAATGGAAATCGTAGAGGTAATTGAAGAAAAATCAAGCGACCCGTTTGAAACTTTGATTGGAAATAAGGGAAGTCTTAGAAATGCTGTAGAACAAGCAAAGTCTGCTATATTGTATCCTCCAAAAGGTCTTCCAACTTTAATTGTAGGAGAAAGTGGAGTTGGTAAGAGTTTATTTTCTAAACATATGTATGAGTTTGCAAAGAAAAAAAAGGTAATAAAAGAAAATTCTAATTTTGTTGTATTTAACTGCGCTGATTACAGTGATAATCCACAATTATTGTTATCTTTATTATTTGGATATAAAAAAGGTGCATTTACAGGAGCTGAATATGATACACCAGGTCTTGTAGAAGAAGCTGATGGAGGAGTTTTATTTTTAGATGAAATTCATAGATTACCTCCAAAAGGTCAAGAAATACTATTTTCTATTTTAGACAGAGGCAAATTTAGAAGATTAGGTGAAACTAATGCTGAAAGAAAGGTAAGCATGATACTGATTGGAGCAACTACTGAAAACGTAGAGACTAATTTATTGTTGACATTTAGAAGAAGAATACCAATGCTAATAACATTACCATCATTACATGATAGACTGTTAAAAGAAAAAATAGACCTTATATACAATATCTTTCAACAAGAGTGTAACAGAATAAATGCAAAAATATTTGTAGATAAAAATGTGATTGAAATACTTGCATTAAAAAAATTTAGTGGAAATATAGGGCAATTACAAAATATGATTCAGGTTCTTTGTGCAAGAGCTTTTATGAAGTTTATAAATTCTAAAGATGAAGATTGTGAATCAATAGTAGTAGTAGATATAAATGAAGTTTTAAAGCTTAAGGATTCTTTCAAAGATGCTGCTTTTCAAGAGGTTGAATACACAGAAATAAGAAAGTATTTAAAAAATGCTATATTTATACCATTTAATGTAGAGGAATCCTCAATAAAAGAAAATATTGTGAATGATGAGTACATATTACCAGAGGATATATATAAAACAATTGAAAAGAAATATTATGATTTAAAGTCTCTAGATATTGAAGATATTGACATAGAAAACATTTTATGGACTTTTGTTTTAAATAGATTTGCTGACATAAAGTTTAATCTAGAAAACGATGAAGAAATCTTCTCAATGAGTGATTTAAATAGCTTTGTAAGTGATAGTCTAGTAAAACTGGTAAAAGAGCTAATGAATAATATAATTGAAAAAAATACTAATTTAGAAGTAAATAAAAATGCATTTAAATATCTAGCAATACATTTAGAAGAAGCAATAAAAAGGATTAAACTAAATCAAAAGATAATAAATGTAAACTTAGAAAAAATAAAAATAGATTTTTCAAAAGAATATGAAATAGCAAAACGCTTTGCAATAAAAATTGAAGATACAAATGAAATTAAGATTCCAGAAGATGAGATTGGATTTATAACACTTTATATAAAATCAGCCTTAAAGAATGAAGTAAAAAAAGATAAAGTTGGATTGATAATAATCTCTCATGGTCGTATAGCTACAGAAACTGTAAATGTTGTTAAAGAGCTTTTGGGAGTAAAATTTCCTGTGGCCATAGACATGCCTTTAGATGAAAAACCAATGAATATATATAACAAGGCGGTGGAGTTGTCAAAAATAATAGACCAAGGGAAAGGAATATTATTTCTAGTTGATATTGGGTCACTTACAAATATAGGACAAATAGTAAATAAGAGAACTAACATAAATACTAAAACTATTGATAGAGTAGATCTTTTAATGGCATTAGAAGCAGCTAGGAAAGTTTCTATGGGAGATGAAGAACTTGATGAAATGTTTTTTTCTCTTGTAAAAGATAGGATGGGATATAATTATGAACTGGAAAAGCATATAGATAAAACCAATGCAATTGTAGCCTTATGTCTTACTGGAGAGGGAACCGCTAAGTACATAAGCAAAACATTAGAAGAAAAGTACAACAATACTAAATGTTATCAAATGAGTGCTTTGGATGAGAATCTTCCCTATAAAATTGAAAAATTAAGAGAAAAAAATAATATATTAGCCATTGTTGGTACAATAAATCCCAAAATACCAGGTATAAATTTTATTCCATATAATAAAGATGTTTTTAAAAACCTAGATATCTATCTTTCAAAAAAGCAAGATGATAGTCAAATCAAAGGATATGGAAGAATGCTTGATGAGGATTTAGTAATATTTGAGCCAGATATATATTTTAAAAAGGATTTACTAGAATATGTATGTTCAATTCTTATCAATAAAGGATATGTGGAAAAAGATTATTTGGATTCAGTTCTGCATAGAGAAGAAATGCTTCCAACTTATTCTAAAGGGGCTACAGGTGTACCTCATGGAGATTCTTCTACAGTAAATAGTACAAGATTTGTTTTTATTAAATTAAAAAACCCTATTGACTGGGGTGTAGGCAATGTGAATTTTGTATTTATGCCAGTTTTTAAGACTAATGATAAAGATATTGTTAAGAATGTTCTTGAAATTTTAAAAGATGAAAAGTTTATGAATAGTGCTAAACAGTGTTTTGATAAAGAAGATTTTAAGAAGATTATATTTGATAAATTTAAAAATATATAG
- a CDS encoding PTS sugar transporter subunit IIA, whose amino-acid sequence MNVDLISLGLEANDYESIIRELGNKMYQKKYVKNTYINAVLKREKTLPTGLNIGEMCVAIPHTDSQHVNESNVAVGILKNPVKFNSMIDPTDKLDVELVFLLAVKNPDSQVKLLKDLMSVFQNIKLLRDIKNASTKEEVAELLNFIEI is encoded by the coding sequence ATGAATGTAGATTTAATATCATTAGGTTTAGAAGCTAATGATTATGAAAGTATTATCAGAGAATTAGGAAATAAAATGTATCAAAAAAAATATGTAAAAAATACATATATAAATGCCGTTTTGAAAAGAGAAAAAACATTACCTACAGGGCTTAATATTGGAGAAATGTGTGTTGCGATTCCACATACAGACTCACAACATGTAAATGAATCTAATGTAGCTGTAGGAATATTGAAAAATCCAGTAAAATTTAATTCAATGATAGACCCAACAGATAAATTAGATGTGGAGCTTGTATTTTTACTAGCAGTAAAGAATCCAGACTCTCAAGTAAAATTATTAAAAGATTTAATGTCAGTTTTTCAGAATATAAAGCTGTTGAGAGATATAAAAAATGCATCAACAAAAGAAGAAGTAGCTGAATTATTAAATTTTATAGAAATATAA
- a CDS encoding PTS sugar transporter subunit IIB, translating to MKQFNVLSVCGSGTVTSSMVAGKLKEVLGDKGISITTTEARPTEALNLAQSGRFDFITFTSPLQSGDYGIPTINAFACLTGIGEDAFFEEVLKVIDSLNK from the coding sequence ATGAAACAATTTAACGTATTATCAGTATGTGGTTCAGGAACAGTTACATCATCAATGGTGGCAGGTAAATTAAAAGAAGTATTAGGAGATAAGGGTATATCTATTACAACAACAGAGGCTAGACCAACAGAAGCATTAAATTTGGCACAATCAGGAAGATTTGATTTTATAACATTTACAAGCCCACTTCAATCAGGTGATTACGGAATACCAACTATAAATGCATTTGCTTGTCTTACTGGTATAGGAGAAGATGCATTCTTTGAAGAAGTTTTAAAGGTTATTGATAGTTTAAATAAATAG
- a CDS encoding PTS galactitol transporter subunit IIC, whose product MLTFMKSIIDTFGSAIIVPIIIFIIAKIFKVTTKKSFLSAVYAGVALQGFTLILNSFTPIITPVINRMVDSTGVNLPVFDVGWQATSLVAFSTSAGMIYLGLGILLQTILFLVKWTDVFQPSDLWNNYSYMVWGAMVIGVTGNFPLGIGCMVLLNLYSLLISELVAKRWSSYYRYPNCTIIAMHNVEASVFAVFADPIYNKLGLNKIKLNPKELEKKLGFLGEPITLGLFLGMFIGILGNMTRITTMEAWGEIMKVGISTSAVMAIFPKVASMFAQAFAPITEAARKIMQKAGNREWYIAVNDAVGYGEPATLISGLILIPIMLVVAMILPGNQVLPVVDLLAIPYMVQGLVAVHNGNIPKVIVSGIIWFGLGLYICTSTAPLFTDMATSVGVAIPAGAMLITSFNILGKPLMGLVFFAFLSANPIYIGLAVVIYFVLWALFRKNKTSILEYLEKQALKNVAEEPVVA is encoded by the coding sequence ATGTTAACATTTATGAAATCTATAATCGATACATTTGGTTCTGCAATTATAGTTCCAATTATAATATTCATAATAGCAAAAATATTTAAAGTGACTACTAAGAAATCGTTTCTTTCAGCTGTATATGCAGGTGTTGCTTTGCAAGGTTTTACGTTAATATTAAATTCATTTACACCAATAATAACACCAGTAATTAATAGAATGGTAGATAGTACAGGAGTAAATTTACCTGTGTTTGATGTTGGTTGGCAAGCTACATCATTAGTTGCATTTTCAACAAGTGCAGGTATGATATACTTAGGTCTTGGAATATTATTGCAAACTATTTTATTTTTAGTAAAGTGGACAGATGTATTCCAACCATCAGATTTATGGAATAATTATTCCTATATGGTTTGGGGAGCAATGGTAATAGGAGTGACAGGCAATTTCCCTTTAGGTATAGGATGTATGGTCTTGTTAAACTTATACAGTTTATTAATATCAGAATTAGTTGCAAAGAGATGGTCTAGTTATTATAGATATCCTAATTGTACAATAATAGCTATGCACAATGTTGAAGCTTCTGTCTTTGCAGTATTTGCAGACCCTATATATAACAAACTTGGACTAAATAAAATAAAGTTAAACCCTAAAGAATTAGAAAAGAAATTAGGATTTTTAGGTGAGCCGATTACTCTAGGTCTTTTCTTGGGTATGTTTATTGGTATACTAGGTAATATGACTAGAATAACTACTATGGAAGCTTGGGGAGAAATAATGAAAGTTGGTATATCTACAAGTGCTGTTATGGCAATATTCCCAAAAGTAGCAAGTATGTTTGCTCAAGCATTTGCACCTATAACAGAAGCTGCTAGAAAGATTATGCAAAAAGCTGGAAATCGCGAGTGGTATATAGCAGTAAATGATGCTGTGGGATATGGTGAACCTGCAACTTTAATATCAGGTCTTATCTTAATTCCAATAATGCTTGTAGTAGCTATGATACTTCCAGGGAATCAGGTATTACCAGTTGTAGACTTACTTGCAATTCCATATATGGTACAAGGTTTAGTTGCAGTACATAATGGTAATATACCAAAAGTAATAGTTTCAGGTATAATATGGTTTGGATTAGGATTATATATATGTACATCTACAGCTCCATTATTTACAGATATGGCTACAAGTGTAGGTGTTGCTATACCAGCTGGAGCTATGCTTATAACAAGTTTCAATATACTAGGAAAACCTTTGATGGGATTAGTGTTCTTTGCATTCTTAAGTGCAAATCCAATTTATATAGGATTAGCAGTTGTAATTTATTTTGTCTTATGGGCATTATTTAGAAAGAATAAAACAAGTATACTTGAATATTTAGAAAAACAAGCACTTAAAAATGTTGCAGAAGAACCTGTAGTAGCATAG
- a CDS encoding galactitol-1-phosphate 5-dehydrogenase, producing MANKMRASVLYDIGDVRYEMVDIPEITDGEVLVNVKYVGICGSDLPRSMVSGLSGGTAYPLILGHEFSGEVAKVGSKVKSIKVGDRVAVAPLVPCGECGYCKEGNFGLCNDYNIIGTRVNGALAEYVKVPEEHVLKLPDTLDYETAAGIEPATIAYHGIAKADIKVGDSVVVLGCGPIGQFALQWAKVFGASKIIAVDIFNEKLELSKGLGANYTVNSKEVDAIEEIKKITNGGADIVIETAGSRFTQERSLLIAKKRGTIVFVGISHTELPLSAKATESILRGELTLKGSWNSYTSPYPGRAWTATLDFMGKGDIIFTPMISHKIGLNEVGEFLRKMANREINFNKILVEI from the coding sequence ATGGCAAATAAGATGAGAGCATCAGTACTATACGATATAGGTGATGTTAGATATGAAATGGTTGATATACCAGAAATAACAGATGGAGAAGTACTTGTAAATGTTAAATATGTTGGAATATGTGGCTCGGATTTACCTAGGTCTATGGTTAGTGGATTGAGTGGAGGTACAGCATATCCATTAATCTTAGGACATGAGTTTTCTGGTGAAGTTGCTAAAGTAGGGTCAAAAGTAAAGAGTATTAAAGTAGGAGATAGAGTAGCTGTTGCCCCATTAGTTCCTTGTGGAGAATGTGGTTATTGTAAAGAGGGGAATTTCGGATTATGTAATGACTACAATATAATTGGGACAAGAGTAAATGGAGCTTTAGCAGAGTATGTGAAAGTTCCTGAAGAGCATGTTTTAAAATTACCAGATACATTAGATTATGAAACTGCTGCTGGAATTGAACCAGCAACTATAGCATATCATGGGATTGCAAAAGCAGATATTAAGGTAGGAGATAGTGTAGTTGTACTAGGGTGTGGTCCAATAGGTCAGTTTGCTTTACAATGGGCAAAGGTTTTTGGAGCATCTAAAATTATAGCTGTTGATATTTTCAATGAAAAGCTAGAACTTTCTAAAGGTCTAGGAGCGAACTATACAGTAAATTCAAAAGAAGTAGATGCAATTGAAGAAATAAAAAAAATAACTAATGGTGGTGCTGATATTGTCATAGAGACTGCTGGTAGTAGGTTTACTCAAGAGCGATCTCTACTTATAGCAAAAAAAAGAGGAACTATAGTATTTGTAGGTATTTCGCATACAGAATTACCACTTAGTGCAAAAGCTACGGAGAGCATATTACGTGGAGAACTTACTTTGAAAGGTTCTTGGAATTCATATACAAGTCCTTATCCTGGAAGAGCATGGACCGCAACATTAGATTTTATGGGAAAAGGAGATATTATTTTTACACCAATGATTTCACATAAAATAGGTCTTAATGAGGTAGGAGAATTTCTGCGTAAAATGGCAAACAGAGAAATAAATTTTAATAAAATCCTAGTAGAAATATAA
- a CDS encoding transketolase has translation MNKKLKQIAKNIRISIIKSITEAKSGHPGGSLSIVDILTVLYFEKMNIDPIKFNDEDRDRFVLSKGHSAPALYATLAERGYFEKKDLISLRKFTSKLQGHPDMKKVAGVDMSTGSLGQGLSAANGMALAGKLDNKSYKVYTILGDGEIQEGQIWEAAMTASHYKLDNLIAFVDLNGLQIDGSNEEVMNVSPVDGKFKSFGWNVILINGHCFDEIGNAIDEAKKVTGKPTVIIAKTVKGKGVSFMENNAAWHGTAPNAEQAEQALKDLEGGL, from the coding sequence ATGAATAAAAAACTAAAACAAATAGCTAAAAACATAAGAATAAGTATTATAAAAAGTATAACAGAAGCTAAGTCTGGACACCCAGGAGGTTCGCTGTCAATAGTAGATATATTAACTGTATTGTATTTTGAAAAAATGAATATAGACCCTATAAAATTTAATGATGAAGATAGAGATAGATTTGTATTATCAAAAGGGCATTCTGCACCAGCATTATATGCAACTTTGGCAGAAAGAGGTTATTTTGAAAAAAAGGATTTAATAAGTTTAAGAAAATTTACTTCTAAGTTACAAGGACATCCAGACATGAAAAAGGTAGCAGGAGTAGATATGTCTACTGGTTCTCTTGGACAAGGTTTATCTGCTGCAAATGGTATGGCATTAGCTGGTAAATTAGATAATAAAAGCTATAAAGTATACACTATTTTAGGAGATGGCGAGATTCAAGAAGGACAAATATGGGAAGCTGCAATGACAGCATCACATTATAAATTAGATAATTTAATTGCATTTGTTGACTTAAATGGATTGCAAATAGATGGTTCTAATGAAGAAGTAATGAATGTTAGTCCAGTAGATGGCAAATTTAAATCTTTTGGATGGAATGTAATACTAATAAATGGACATTGTTTTGATGAAATAGGAAATGCAATAGATGAAGCTAAAAAAGTTACAGGAAAACCAACAGTAATAATAGCTAAGACTGTAAAAGGTAAAGGTGTTTCATTTATGGAAAATAATGCTGCATGGCATGGAACAGCTCCAAATGCAGAACAAGCAGAACAAGCATTGAAAGATTTAGAAGGAGGTCTATAG
- a CDS encoding transketolase family protein gives MGIATREAYGQVLKELAENKDIVVLDADLGKATKSISFKEVAPDRFFDMGIAEGDMIGTAAGLATCGKIPFASTFAIFAAGRAYEQIRNSVAYPNLNVKIAATHAGVTVGEDGGSHQAIEDISLMRGIPNMVVLNPADGIEAKKAIFSAVDYNGPVYLRLGRATTEDIHNDDYNFKIGKGEILRQGSDVAIIATGIMVSKAIKSAELLSKEGLEAMVVNISTIKPIDSELIVEVAKNTGKVVTVEEHSVIGGLGSAVTEVLSEKYPVVVKRIGINDEFGQSGNPESLLNYYGLTVENIVSTAKSF, from the coding sequence ATGGGAATAGCAACTAGAGAAGCTTACGGACAAGTGTTAAAAGAACTTGCAGAAAATAAAGATATAGTAGTATTGGATGCAGACTTAGGAAAAGCTACAAAAAGTATATCATTTAAAGAAGTTGCTCCAGATAGATTTTTTGATATGGGGATAGCAGAAGGTGACATGATTGGTACAGCAGCAGGTCTTGCTACTTGTGGAAAAATACCTTTTGCAAGTACTTTTGCAATATTTGCAGCAGGAAGGGCTTATGAACAAATAAGAAACTCTGTGGCATATCCAAACTTAAATGTTAAAATAGCAGCTACTCATGCAGGAGTAACAGTAGGAGAAGATGGAGGAAGCCATCAAGCTATAGAAGATATATCTTTAATGAGAGGTATACCAAATATGGTTGTATTAAATCCTGCTGATGGAATAGAAGCAAAGAAAGCTATATTTTCTGCTGTAGATTACAATGGTCCTGTATATCTAAGACTTGGAAGAGCAACTACTGAAGATATACATAATGATGATTATAATTTCAAAATTGGAAAGGGCGAGATTCTTAGACAAGGTTCAGATGTAGCTATAATTGCAACTGGAATAATGGTTTCAAAAGCTATTAAATCTGCTGAATTATTAAGTAAAGAGGGACTTGAAGCTATGGTAGTTAATATATCAACTATAAAACCAATTGATAGTGAACTTATAGTAGAGGTAGCTAAAAATACTGGTAAGGTGGTAACTGTAGAGGAACACAGTGTAATAGGTGGATTAGGTTCTGCTGTTACAGAAGTTTTAAGCGAGAAATACCCTGTTGTAGTAAAGAGGATAGGTATAAATGATGAATTTGGTCAATCAGGAAATCCAGAATCTCTATTAAACTATTATGGATTGACTGTAGAAAATATAGTTAGTACTGCAAAATCATTCTAA
- the araD gene encoding L-ribulose-5-phosphate 4-epimerase, translating to MLETLKEEVLKANLELPKRGLITYTWGNVSGIDREKGLVVIKPSGVEYDKMTVEDMVVVDLDGNIVDGRLRPSSDTPTHLVLYKEFEELGGIVHTHSSWATTWAQIGKSIPACGTTHADYFYGSIPCTRKMTREEISSEYERETGNVIVEEFMGKNPIHCPGVIVNDHGPFTWGKNAKEAVHNAVVLEEVAKMAYYTELMSPENTMDRLLMNKHFSRKHGKNAYYGQK from the coding sequence ATGTTAGAGACTCTAAAAGAAGAAGTATTAAAAGCAAATTTGGAATTACCTAAAAGAGGATTAATCACTTATACATGGGGAAATGTAAGTGGAATAGATAGAGAAAAAGGGTTAGTAGTAATAAAACCAAGTGGTGTTGAGTATGATAAGATGACTGTAGAAGATATGGTAGTAGTTGATTTAGATGGGAATATAGTAGATGGTAGATTAAGACCTTCTTCAGACACTCCAACTCATCTAGTTTTATATAAAGAGTTTGAGGAATTAGGAGGTATAGTACATACACATTCAAGTTGGGCTACAACTTGGGCTCAAATAGGTAAATCTATACCAGCATGTGGGACTACTCATGCAGACTATTTTTATGGAAGTATACCATGTACTAGAAAAATGACTCGAGAAGAAATAAGTAGTGAGTATGAAAGAGAAACTGGTAATGTAATTGTTGAAGAATTTATGGGGAAAAACCCAATACACTGTCCAGGAGTAATTGTAAATGACCATGGTCCTTTTACTTGGGGTAAAAATGCAAAAGAGGCTGTTCATAATGCAGTGGTTTTAGAAGAAGTTGCAAAGATGGCATATTATACAGAATTAATGAGTCCTGAGAATACTATGGATAGATTACTTATGAACAAGCATTTTTCAAGAAAACATGGTAAAAATGCATACTATGGTCAAAAATAA
- a CDS encoding class II aldolase/adducin family protein, with product MLESLKVKIVEVAIKAENYGLCKEKAGNFSIRDKDTGYILITPSGIGREELKTEHICVLDLDGNVIEAEKGIKPSSEVLMHIEIYKVRANVNAISHTHSLYATAFSVANKPIIPIVYESVNYGGYVDIAPYERPGTLELAKSVSKLLLDTDACLLERHGLTTVSNDLEDALLKSRYVEEVAEIYYRSLVLNQFKEPKAVDINEFKAWKYPDEIKF from the coding sequence ATGCTAGAATCTTTAAAAGTTAAAATTGTAGAAGTAGCAATTAAAGCAGAGAATTATGGCTTGTGTAAGGAAAAAGCTGGTAATTTTAGCATTAGAGATAAGGATACTGGATATATACTTATAACACCTTCAGGTATAGGAAGAGAAGAATTGAAGACAGAACACATTTGTGTATTAGACTTGGATGGGAATGTAATAGAAGCTGAGAAAGGTATTAAACCTAGTAGTGAGGTACTAATGCATATTGAAATATACAAAGTGAGAGCAAATGTAAATGCTATATCGCATACACATTCTCTCTATGCAACAGCATTTTCAGTGGCAAATAAACCAATTATACCAATTGTATATGAGTCAGTTAATTATGGTGGTTATGTAGACATAGCTCCATATGAAAGACCAGGGACTTTGGAACTAGCCAAAAGTGTTTCAAAGTTATTATTAGATACGGATGCATGTTTATTAGAAAGGCATGGATTGACAACTGTAAGTAATGACCTTGAAGATGCTTTGTTAAAATCGAGATATGTAGAAGAAGTAGCAGAAATATACTATAGGTCTTTAGTATTAAATCAATTTAAAGAACCTAAGGCAGTAGATATTAATGAATTTAAAGCATGGAAATATCCAGATGAAATAAAATTTTAA